In Bacillus rossius redtenbacheri isolate Brsri chromosome 15, Brsri_v3, whole genome shotgun sequence, one genomic interval encodes:
- the LOC134539447 gene encoding proliferation marker protein Ki-67-like isoform X2, producing MATSNHVYGHLKVIKKDGKDGSCYPLLYTSIIGSGVNCDIRIHAPGVEDDHCSISPTDLGRVTVKNLSKTGTVEVNGSNIKNRLVPLTHCDVISVAHRSFRFEYPSESPFCVAKKFWAAEKLVPNSGTSGSIESNQPDGQKTPAGTSPGKNSLWNFSPFSSLASRQVAVVTPVMRVQNENVDISAKSRRHRSLAPNSHGNHDLPVLRRAGSTEVLVQFNLKSTLKKKSVGADYKVERKTPLKTPRQKKSLKTPQRKTPMKTPVSVATKKFGVPRNSASKSCGKQGLTSDLPVESSGSVQEKTPCGDVTKIKGKTPLKTPRSGAAKKQELPESPCVDSAEVIVQSVSESKKKKKSVGAVYKVNRKTPLKTPRSGAAKKQELPESPCVDSAEVIVQSVSESKKKSVGAVYKVNRKTPLKTPRSGAAKKLDLQASPSVDSTEFVVQSPSRSRKQNNSIGSVNKVKGKTPLKTPRLGSAKKTDLTVSPHVDRAKIEVQSVSESKKKNKSIVGVCKVEEETVLRTPHLGSAKKLGLSAKAKKSLSATPAQKSSQRSPALSVKNSCVAAKLTNSKVTPSRNVVKRMSKKSVESTQKEESSASTVESSSATKTKKSPRRLTLKNISEPQNLSTRKKVDYSSPVESRKRKLQELEARSEKAAKRLKLQGSPKSPDKKKNAALRLMCRKDFTLSGSKYIQGTKSEVGNKKIPVASLHSTGKLTKKSKLPVRVAKISGSKSLTSSNLKKSALEVKHGSFRAQFCFLESKNKSNKDEHCDLIHDVSADKAICKVAEAEKNVSANRQLILGEMHGSESNGNTPEFGGKSSFVVEPQATVSRGKSRKYSSLEPLQHPSCGQTSTPLPKEHQKKNVSQIAVDLDDSVLVYDKNGTLGDAVLEDESDIRLTPCSRLSLRSSFGSYGKPLHTVSLENNHIEIDEQLPSSVETPVSSKKHISYKSEPVSTPISARKSLRSTSGRKPSTLSPEFDVTLSPVDDRTFSLNQSSTVKGLADKSPESPSKLHDDMVDHSSTRSKSQEWSKIASPNSPQLSNGFSIKSLEKSVESNARYSGMNNSEHQRFDISCPKSSRRESQRSRKSLRNISSMTETPSRKSSKTGSQSLVTTPLGNGSRLFTDVEETMGINTSSGDKDAKSVSKRYSNSSLGKNSITPENRSSVGSWGLLESVNPENVLNNMQLVHVTRRSSQKSLASCSTPSRLVQEADLLDRSSQKGSLRKSMSVSSASFIVLDESQDENNAVNSNTNCNLHSSIRNEECNNEPEKEFCERNLIKRKIRSSSTLKKVSGSQSTTRYFLSSSLNCGDVFSEQGKITPQNNRFARSFTENLPSDVKVPSSILKSGRKSLRSTRKSVVRFMAFPDVEDDNQMFGKNVTDDTDTPEEVEHMVLENLSESVPEKLRPSASPARSGSAKKRKLSFKTNKKIILSTTKKHRNASDEISVQSDIAVCNSGSFCDSDIIKAGRKSSVRSAKSRTSLGISEFNESSTTGSCIGNETSFDFDSIKTPRLSKDVIVSPLSSTVVSSLSRSSESDSVQKIPAVCLVDIGFQSLKEHCSIPFEVPQSSLQEFTNPTESHLIHDWEPNMSSGSMPVLKSPLISLSGVRKALKTPKVCKSARNSFRKSLLTPKQRANSLNNVSDEAGILTETNSPDNLPEMEPRNLRTTRVQKSPVNDLTDVRGIRRLMTTPKTPKSPVNDLTNIGGVKQIFRSPKTQKSPLNDLTDVRGLRRLMTTPKTPKSPVNDLTNIGGVKQIFRSPKTQKSPLNDLTDVRGLRRLMTTPKTPKSPVNDLTNIGGVKQIFRSPKPQKSPLNDLTDVRGLRTLMTTPKTPKSPVNDLTNIGGVKQLFRSPKTQKSPLNDLSNVRGLRRLMTTPKTLKSPVNDLTDVTGIERLLRTPTMSPLNISFDRGSRTLVKSPITQPKDSSYDGEKTNSNMSEDSKSPLTRSLIKTIKTERSPVIEFNEIDSVTKLQMQDISNSVGASVERAIITTVESLKSEINDSSPSPARMTRSRKIMNVCEHSTGTPTPTKRTRRGNVKPVSSTTRVSDASGHALDFVAGSSEVPGIEANVAQTRKPSDTASPTSTKEGSLLLPSKPVTRKRRKVEEVIEPEEENFLQNKKKFHSSVLVKDSTVSNLTSEDKMCVEEENVPILATRSKRGKAYVKSVVMPDTLHAHSNQSCDVSKEAGDLAEPARENLPSVVTLPEKQTVLSQNKAVPDMTTFDSSSPSVGRSLRTRQKTKKQEIVPNLNEIESPSINSDLGSKRQTRRNKKTETSDSVLSEVTAEQENVKPDTEVRKTRRQRKVETVENLILAQQMFDQGNAKPEVKVTKPRRNKKTESAGSLVLEDDALDQENIKPDVRVRTTRRTKKDSAETTAAKQPARKPRRNKENSDAEPVEPELSVVSAKPKGRSRRAKPADDEVAAKPLSPETDIAKSQTKREVATTSGKPSRKKVLQEPVQNNIGSLSPRKTRNRRAR from the exons ATGGCGACATCTAATCATGTTTACGGTCATTTGAAAGTGATCAAGAAAGATGGTAAAGACGGATCTTGTTATCCGTTGCTGTATACCAGTATTATAGGCAGTGGAGTAAATTGTGATATACGTATTCATGCACCTGGAGTTGAAGATGATCATTGTTCCATTTCTCCTACAGATTTGGGACGG GTGACAGTTAAAAACTTGAGCAAAACAGGTACGGTTGAAGTAAATGGGTCGAACATCAAAAATAGATTGGTACCTTTGACTCATTGTGATGTTATTTCTGTTGCTCATCGATCATTTCGTTTTGAGTACCCTTCAGAGTCTCCTTTCTGCGTCGCTAAGAAATTTTGGGCGGCTGAAAAGTTGGTTCCGAACTCGGGGACAAGTGGTTCAATTGAGTCGAACCAGCCGGATGGTCAAAAGACACCAGCAG GTACTTCTCCTGGCAAAAATTCGCTTTGGAACTTCTCTCCATTTTCGTCGCTGGCCAGTCGTCAAGTGGCTGTTGTCACTCCTGTGATGCGCGTGCAGAATGAGAAT GTTGATATTTCTGCAAAATCAAGGCGACATCGCTCTTTGGCTCCAAATTCTCATGGGAATCATGACTTACCAGTATTACGGCGTGCTGGTAGCACAGAAGTTCTGGTGCAGTTCAACTTAAAAAGTACACTAAAGAAGAAGTCTGTTGGGGCAGATTATAAGGTAGAGCGAAAAACACCTCTGAAAACTCCAAGGCAGAAAAAGTCTCTGAAAACTCCACAGCGGAAAACGCCTATGAAAACTCCTGTCTCAGTGGCTACAAAGAAATTTGGTGTACCCAGGAATTCTGCTTCGAAGTCTTGTGGAAAACAAGGCTTAACATCTGATCTTCCTGTTGAAAGTTCTGGAAGTGTGCAGGAAAAGACTCCTTGTGGGGATGTTACTAAAATAAAGGGGAAAACACCACTAAAGACTCCACGTTCGGGAGCTGCGAAGAAACAAGAATTGCCAGAATCTCCCTGTGTCGACAGTGCTGAAGTCATTGTCCAGTCAGTTTctgaaagtaaaaagaaaaagaaatcagTTGGGGCTGTTTATAAAGTAAATAGAAAAACACCACTTAAGACTCCACGTTCGGGAGCTGCGAAGAAACAAGAATTGCCAGAATCTCCCTGTGTCGACAGTGCTGAAGTCATTGTCCAGTCAGTTTCTGAAAGTAAAAAGAAATCAGTTGGGGCTGTTTATAAAGTAAATAGAAAAACACCACTGAAAACTCCACGTTCAGGAGCTGCAAAGAAACTAGACTTGCAAGCGTCTCCCAGTGTCGACAGTACTGAATTTGTAGTACAGTCCCCCTCTAGAAGTAGGAAGCAAAATAATTCGATTGGGTCagttaacaaagttaaggggaaAACACCACTAAAAACTCCTCGTTTAGGATCTGCGAAGAAAACTGACTTAACAGTATCACCCCACGTTGACAGAGCCAAAATTGAAGTTCAGTCAGTTTcagaaagtaaaaagaaaaataagtCAATTGTAGGTGTCTGTAAAGTGGAGGAAGAAACAGTACTGAGAACTCCGCATTTAGGTTCTGCAAAGAAATTGGGCTTATCTGCAAAAGCAAAAAAATCACTGTCTGCTACACCTGCTCAAAAGTCTTCTCAGAGATCACCAGCATTGTCTGTTAAGAACAGCTGTGTTGCAGCAAAATTGACAAACTCAAAAGTGACCCCATCTAGAAACGTGGTTAAACGCATGTCGAAAAAGTCTGTTGAAAGTACGCAAAAAGAAGAAAGTTCAGCATCAACAGTCGAGTCCTCATCtgcaacaaaaactaaaaaatcacCACGCAGATTGACATTAAAGAACATTTCTGAACCACAAAATCTCAGCACTAGGAAGAAAGTGGATTATAGTTCACCAGTTGAAAGTAGAAAACGTAAGCTTCAGGAGCTTGAAGCACGTTCTGAAAAGGCTGCAAAACGGCTGAAACTTCAGGGATCTCCAAAATCTCCAG acAAAAAGAAAAATGCAGCTTTAAGACTTATGTGCCGCAAAGATTTTACACTTTCTGGATCAAAGTACATCCAAGGGACGAAAAGTGaagttggaaataaaaaaatacctgtGGCTAGTCTTCACTCTACTGGCAAGCTTACTAAGAAGAGCAAGCTGCCTGTCAGGGTTGCTAAAATAAGTGGTTCAAAATCATTAACTTCTTCTAATTTGAAGAAGAGTGCCTTAGAAGTAAAACATGGATCTTTTAGAGCTCAGTTTTGCTTTTTGGaatcaaaaaataaaagtaataaagatGAACACTGTGATTTAATCCATGATGTGAGTGCAGATAAAGCAATCTGTAAGGTAGCCGAAGCAGAAAAGAATGTGTCTGCCAATCGACAGTTGATTCTAGGAGAAATGCATGGCAGTGAATCTAATGGTAATACACCTGAATTTGGTGGTAAGAGCAGTTTTGTAGTTGAACCTCAAGCAACCGTAAGCCGTGGTAAGTCACGGAAGTATTCTTCTCTTGAGCCATTACAACATCCATCTTGTGGACAGACATCTACTCCTCTGCCCAAAGAACATCAAAAGAAAAATGTGTCTCAAATTGCTGTTGACTTGGATGATTCAGTTTTAGTTTATGATAAGAATGGCACTCTAGGAGATGCAGTGCTGGAAGATGAAAGTGACATTCGATTAACACCTTGTTCTAGATTATCTCTGAGAAGTTCGTTTGGATCTTATGGCAAACCATTGCATACTGTTTCACTAGAAAATAACCACATTGAAATTGATGAGCAATTACCATCTAGTGTAGAAACCCCTGTTAGTAGTAAGAAACACATTTCTTATAAAAGTGAACCTGTGTCCACGCCAATTTCAGCACGAAAGTCTTTGAGAAGCACATCTGGACGTAAGCCATCGACTTTGTCGCCAGAATTTGACGTTACTCTCTCACCTGTAGATGATAGAACATTCTCTTTAAACCAATCTTCTACTGTTAAAGGCTTAGCTGACAAGAGTCCTGAAAGTCCATCAAAGTTGCATGATGATATGGTAGATCATAGCTCTACAAGAAGTAAATCCCAGGAATGGAGTAAGATTGCATCACCTAATTCACCACAATTAAGTAAtggtttttcaataaaaagtcTTGAGAAGTCGGTTGAAAGTAATGCTCGTTACAGTGGCATGAATAACTCTGAACATCAGAGGTTTGATATTTCTTGTCCTAAGTCTTCAAGGCGTGAATCACAGCGTAGCCGTAAATCATTGCGAAACATTTCATCTATGACTGAGACTCCAAGCAGGAAGTCTTCAAAAACTGGCTCTCAAAGTTTGGTCACCACACCACTCGGTAATGGTAGCCGTTTGTTTACTGATGTAGAGGAAACTATGGGAATTAACACTTCAAGTGGTGATAAGGATGCAAAATCAGTTTCCAAGAGATATAGTAATAGTTCATTGGGTAAAAACTCAATTACACCAGAGAATAGGTCATCAGTTGGAAGTTGGGGTCTGTTAGAGAGTGTCAACCCGGAGAATGTGCTTAACAACATGCAGTTGGTACACGTAACTAGGCGCAGTTCACAGAAATCACTTGCATCGTGTAGCACACCATCTAGATTAGTTCAGGAAGCTGATTTGCTGGATAGATCTTCACAAAAAGGTTCGCTTAGAAAATCCATGTCTGTGAGTTCTGCTTCATTTATTGTTTTAGATGAAAGCCAAGATGAAAACAATGCAGTTAACTCCAACACCAACTGTAACTTGCATAGTAGTATTCGAAATGAAGAATGTAATAATGAGCCTGAAAAAGAATTTTGTGAAAGAAACCTTATTAAACGTAAAATACGCTCTTCTAGTACTTTGAAGAAAGTTTCAGGGAGTCAAAGTACGACCAGATATTTTCTCAGTAGCAGCTTGAATTGTGGTGATGTTTTCAGCGAGCAAGGGAAAATCACACCTCAAAACAATAGGTTTGCAAGAAGTTTTACTGAGAATCTTCCAAGTGATGTTAAAGTTCCTTCGTCTATTCTAAAGTCTGGTAGGAAGTCTTTAAGATCAACTAGGAAAAGTGTAGTAAGATTTATGGCATTTCCTGATGTTGAAGATGATAatcaaatgtttggaaaaaatGTAACTGATGATACAGATACTCCTGAAGAAGTGGAACATATGGTCCTAGAAAATTTATCTGAAAGTGTGCCTGAAAAGTTACGACCGAGTGCCTCACCAGCAAGATCTGGTTCTGCAAAGAAGCGAAAactaagttttaaaacaaataaaaaaattattctgtccACCACTAAAAAACACAGGAATGCCAGCGATGAGATTAGTGTTCAGTCAGACATTGCAGTGTGCAATTCTGGATCATTTTGTGACAGTGACATTATTAAAGCTGGAAGAAAAAGTAGTGTTCGTAGTGCAAAATCCAGAACATCTCTTGGAATAAGTGAATTTAATGAAAGTAGCACCACAGGATCATGTATTGGAAATGAAACTTCATTTGATTTCGACAGTATCAAAACTCCAAGACTTTCAAAGGATGTTATTGTTTCTCCACTCTCTAGCACTGTAGTGTCTAGTTTAAGTAGATCGAGTGAAAGCGACTCTGTTCAGAAAATTCCTGCTGTTTGTTTAGTGGATATTGGATTTCAAAGTTTGAAAGAGCATTGTAGCATTCCATTTGAAGTGCCCCAGAGCAGTCTTCAGGAATTCACAAATCCTACAGAAAGTCACTTGATTCATGATTGGGAACCTAATATGTCATCAGGATCTATGCCTGTCTTGAAATCTCCTTTGATCAGTTTGTCAGGTGTTCGGAAGGCTTTAAAAACACCCAAAGTATGCAAATCTGCTAGGAATAGTTTCAGGAAATCCCTGTTGACTCCAAAACAGCGGGCAAACTCATTGAATAATGTATCAGATGAAGCAGGCATACTGACTGAAACAAATTCTCCAGATAATTTACCTGAAATGGAGCCGAGAAACCTGAGAACCACTAGAGTACAGAAGTCGCCTGTAAATGATCTAACTGATGTTAGAGGGATTAGAAGATTGATGACTACTCCGAAAACACCCAAATCACCTGTAAATGATTTGACCAATATTGGTGGTGTCAAACAGATATTTAGGTCACCAAAAACACAGAAGTCCCCATTAAATGATCTAACTGATGTTAGAGGGCTTAGAAGATTGATGACTACTCCAAAAACACCCAAATCACCTGTAAATGATTTGACCAATATTGGTGGTGTCAAACAGATATTTAGGTCACCAAAAACACAGAAGTCACCATTAAATGATCTAACTGATGTTAGAGGGCTTAGAAGATTGATGACTACTCCAAAAACACCCAAATCACCTGTAAATGATTTGACCAATATTGGTGGTGTCAAACAGATATTTAGGTCACCAAAACCACAGAAGTCGCCATTAAATGATCTAACTGATGTTAGAGGCCTTAGAACATTGATGACTACTCCAAAAACACCCAAATCACCTGTAAATGATTTGACCAATATTGGTGGTGTCAAACAGTTATTTAGGTCACCAAAAACACAGAAGTCTCCATTAAATGATTTGTCAAATGTTAGAGGGCTCAGAAGATTAATGACAACTCCAAAAACGCTCAAGTCTCCTGTGAATGACTTGACTGATGTGACAGGTATTGAAAGATTGCTAAGAACTCCAACAATGTCTCCACTCAATATTTCATTTGATAGGGGGTCCAGAACATTGGTTAAAAGCCCAATAACCCAACCTAAAGATTCTAGTTATGATGGAGAGAAAACCAATTCAAATATGTCGGAAGATTCAAAGTCACCATTAACTAGAAgtttaataaaaactataaaaacagaaCGCTCTCCAGTAATTGAGTTCAATGAAATTGATAGTGTGACAAAACTTCAGATGCAAGATATCTCTAATTCTGTGGGTGCATCAGTTGAAAGGGCAATTATTACTACTGTTGAATCACTGAAATCAGAAATTAATGATAGTTCACCCTCTCCAGCTAGGATGACTCGAAGTAGAAAAATTATGAATGTGTGTGAGCATAGCACTGGTACACCTACACCAACCAAACGTACTCGGCGTGGGAATGTTAAACCTGTGTCTTCAACTACTCGCGTTTCGGATGCTTCAGGGCATGCTTTGGATTTTGTTGCTGGCAGTAGTGAAGTGCCGGGAATCGAAGCAAATGTAGCACAGACAAGAAAACCATCTGATACTGCTTCCCCCACTTCAACAAAGGAGGGATCTTTGTTATTGCCTTCAAAACCAGTCACCAGGAAACGACGTAAGGTCGAAGAAGTGATCGAACCTGAAGAAGAAAACTTTTTGCAGAACAAGAAGAAATTCCACTCATCCGTGTTGGTAAAAGATTCTACTGTTTCAAATTTAACATCTGAAGATAAAATGTGTGTCGAGGAAGAAAATGTTCCCATATTAGCTACACGCAGTAAGAGGGGCAAAGCTTACGTGAAATCTGTTGTAATGCCTGATACGTTGCATGCACATTCTAACCAATCATGTGATGTATCCAAGGAAGCAGGAGATTTGGCAGAACCagcccgggaaaattt GCCAAGTGTGGTAACACTGCCGGAGAAGCAGACTGTATTGTCGCAGAACAAAGCTGTTCCTGATATGACAACTTTTGACAG TTCATCACCTTCTGTAGGTAGAAGTCTGAGGACAAGacaaaaaacaaagaaacaaGAAATTGTTCCTAACCTAAATGAAATTGAAAG TCCATCTATTAACTCTGATTTGGGATCAAAAAGGCAAACGAGACGGAATAAGAAGACTGAAACTTCCGATTCTGTACTGTCAGAGGTGACAGCGGAGCAAGAAAATGTTAAACCAGATACTGAAGTTAGGAAAACCAGAAGACAGAGGAAAGTAGAAACTGTTGAAAATTTGATTTTGGCGCAACAGATGTTTGACCAAGGCAATGCTAAACCAGAAGTTAAAGTGACGAAGCCTAGGCGAAACAAGAAGACGGAATCTGCCGGAAGTTTGGTGTTGGAAGATGATGCGCTTGATCAAGAGAATATCAAGCCTGATGTGAGAGTCAGGACTACGAGGCGGACGAAAAAAGATTCTGCGGAAACCACCGCGGCCAAGCAGCCGGCTCGGAAACCACGCCGGAACAAGGAGAATTCAGATGCTGAACCTGTGGAACCAGAGCTGTCTGTCGTCAGCGCGAAGCCCAAAGGCAGGTCAAGGCGAGCAAAGCCGGCAGATGACGAAGTGGCTGCGAAACCTCTCTCTCCGGAAAC GGACATAGCAAAGTCTCAGACTAAGAGAGAGGTGGCAACAACATCTGGGAAACCCTCACGAAAAAAAGTTTTGCAGGAACCCGTGCAAAACAA CATTGGGAGCCTATCGCCAAGAAAAACCAGAAATAGAAGGGCAAGATAA